A segment of the Mercurialis annua linkage group LG4, ddMerAnnu1.2, whole genome shotgun sequence genome:
CTTTGGCATTTGAAGTCCTGTTAAGGAAGCTTTGGACTCCAGGAGCAGTTCCAGTTGCTCCAAGAATGTTCAAGCTAAAAGTCACTAATTTTGCTCCTCAATTCAGTGGTTATAATCAGCATGATTCCCAAGTTAGTGTAGTTATTTGATCTACTGCAGTTTTAGCGTCTGATTCACATATTGATAGTGTTTAATTATGGGATCCCTCTTAAGTAATGCTAAAATGTTGTGATGTGTCTATGCAggaatttcttgtttttttgcTTGATGGACTTCATGAAGATCTGAACCGTGTTAAATCCAAGAAATATATTGAAGCTAAAGATACAGATGACCGTCCAGACAATGAAGTAGCTGATGAATATTGGCAGAATCATCTGGCTCGGAATGACTCCAGTATAGTTGATTTGTACCAAGTGAGTCGTTTATTTTCTTTGGATGTGTTTTTTTACTAATTGGTCCAGTTTTGGTTCCTTTTTTCTGAGTAAATCAGTGCAAAATTTCCAATTACTGTTGAAATTTTGCTTTTGGTTTTCCCTGAGATTAGTAGATCTATGAAATTTAGAAGTGCCCTAGAATAGTTAATTCTCAAAAACTGTTACTTTTTCTTTAtgcttttaattttgaaataaggTGTTTAGATTTTTTGCATGTGCTGCTATTGATGTCTTCATGGCTTAAGATGGTGAAGTAACTACTTCCTTTGTTTTCCTCTCAGCTATGTTTGATTACATCTCTCTTTATTGTTTTTAGGGTCAGTATCGTTCAACACTGATTTGCCATATGTGTAAGAAGAAGTCTGTTACATTTGACCCATTTATGCACCTGTCGCTGCCACTACCTTCAACAACAATGCGAAGCATGACTTTGACTTTGTTGAGCACTGATGGGGCTACCTTGCCTTCTCCTATAACTGTTACTGTGCTAAAGTGTGGATTGTTAAAGGATCTTCTTGATGCCTTGAGCTCTGCATGTTCCTTAGGAAATGATGAAACCTTGTTAGTGGCTGAGGTATGTTGGCAATACAATCTCTTTCAAGTTCACTAAAATTGCTCTAATGTATATGACTGTTTCTCAAAGACTTTGGGAGCATGTTCACCTAGTACCTTCAATCCTAGCATGGACTTTACATCATTATAAATGGGTCACTTGTATAGTATAGCTTCACCATAATATCATAGATTTGTGCTTTGCTGATTGTTTCCTTGAATCAAATGCACAAATTATTAACATAAagacactttttttttttttgaaaaaagacGGCTAGTTACCAAAGGTGATTCGTTCTCAATTAGTAAGGCCTTCATGTATATGTGATGAATGCTCAACAAATACACTGTTTACCAAAACCATCAATactcattttattttagttcTTAAAATGATGATAGAATGTATATGAAGTATTTGGATATGAATTTGGCATATGCTTTTTTGTGTGTGAAGCGTATCCATCATGAGCTCTGAACTTTACGAGTGTCATGTAGATATACAGGAACAAAATTTTCCGTATCTTGATGGAGCCATCTGATGCTCTGGATTTGATAAGAGATGATGACAAACTTGTTGCTTATCGGTTGCCCAAAGATAATGAGGCATCCACCTTGGTTGTGTTTATGCATGAATACTTGGACAAGTAAGTTTTATTCAGAGCTTTGGTATTGCTTTTAGTTGCTAATCCTCACGCTCCTTTACTGAGTCATTTAACTTTTGGGTTCCAGGACTTCAGAATTGACCTGTAGAACGCCAAACTGGAAGTTGTTTGGCATTCCATTTGTAACGAGATTGTCCAATCTTCATACTGGACTTGATCTGCGTAGACAATATCTTAAACTGGTGAATCCATTTATAATGCCTCCTGATGACGATGTATTGAATGATTATGATGATTCGCACATTGCAACTAACGATGATTCGCAAATTGCAACTAACGATGATTCGCAAATTGCAACTAACGATGATTCGCAAATTGCAACTAACGATGATTCGCAAATTGCAACTAACGATGATTCGCAAATTGCAACTAATGATGATTCACAAATTGCAACTAATGAAGATTCTGCAATGGAGGACGTCCCTAGTCCTACAGTTTCAAATGATATTGCTGGGACAGATGGTGAAACAGATGATGATTCAGATTTCAGTGATTTTCAGTTCTGCTGTGAGAATATGCTTGGATCAAGAGAAGGGATACAAATGAGTAACCCAATATCATTCTCTAGATTTAAGAAGACAATTAATGTGCATGTTTCATGGTCAGAAAAAATGATTGAGAAGTATGATACATGCATTCTAAGATCTTTACCTGAGGTTTTTAAGCCACAACTGTATACAAGGAGGCCCTATGATTCTGTTTCTTTGTATAAATGTCTGGAAGCATTTTTAACTGAAGAGCCTTTGGGACAGGAAGACATGTGGTTAGTTTGTTCTCTAATTTAAACTTCAATAATGGCTGCAGAATTACGTTTACCAATCTTTCTGTGTAGATGTTAAAGTTTTAAGCTATTTGCGTGCGCTGAAACAGGGCAAACACATTTGTGTCTGTTTTGTGCTTGCTTACCTGTTTGTGAGAATTATGGATTTGTATGATTGTGATCGTGTGCCCACAAAAATGAAGTGGATCTAATCTCTCTCCCTTCTAATGTCAAATGTTTTATACCTATTATTAGGTATTGTCCGGCCTGCAAAAAGCATCAACAAGCTACTAAGAAATTAGATTTATGGAGATTGCCTGAGATATTGGTTGTTCACTTAAAGAGGTTCTCATACAGTCGATTTAGTAAGAATAAGCTGGAAACTCATGTTGATTTCCCAGTACGGGATTTTCATCTTTCAAATTACATTTCTCGCGAGGAGGATGGACAGGTTTCTTATCGTTACGTGCTGTATGCAATAATTAACCATTATGGATGCATGGGAGGTGGTCACTATACTGCATTTATTGACGTAAGTGTTGTTTTTTTCTCATATTCTTTTACTTTGATGAGAGTTTGTGCAGATATATTTAGTATATATCACATGCAATAATTAtc
Coding sequences within it:
- the LOC126676530 gene encoding ubiquitin carboxyl-terminal hydrolase 8-like — protein: MRRRRVFSVKLFIFSFIAKSSIKLTHFSLSIFNRFFKSFLFKTLTFFPLMDDHFLTAADDTTFNNNNNTNNTLIDLDLTGSAASTSYPSGRYFSRPFVDDDDNGIEKLYLVPFRWWNAARIGDGETGVLYDVAVSSNSDEDDYYYGRDSNKEIVLELSKVDEGRRESCNVFALLSASMWLRTLKLNYESNDVNTSLLVEDLFEDAFPLQIRLSVSVETNTLIVKIGLNGNEIVYNRACNLFSPKDKLMIWDFSRQITQLLLEDKVDLPNGSIGQPAEEILLELQVHGLSYSIKGRDGKSDEMEINSMEDDFSGTSSIKMNGGSELMSTATPANLSLSGCGYRRVGFFGLTGLRNLGNTCFMNSVIQCLAHTSKLVDYFLGDYKKEINRENPLGLNGELALAFEVLLRKLWTPGAVPVAPRMFKLKVTNFAPQFSGYNQHDSQEFLVFLLDGLHEDLNRVKSKKYIEAKDTDDRPDNEVADEYWQNHLARNDSSIVDLYQGQYRSTLICHMCKKKSVTFDPFMHLSLPLPSTTMRSMTLTLLSTDGATLPSPITVTVLKCGLLKDLLDALSSACSLGNDETLLVAEIYRNKIFRILMEPSDALDLIRDDDKLVAYRLPKDNEASTLVVFMHEYLDKTSELTCRTPNWKLFGIPFVTRLSNLHTGLDLRRQYLKLVNPFIMPPDDDVLNDYDDSHIATNDDSQIATNDDSQIATNDDSQIATNDDSQIATNDDSQIATNDDSQIATNEDSAMEDVPSPTVSNDIAGTDGETDDDSDFSDFQFCCENMLGSREGIQMSNPISFSRFKKTINVHVSWSEKMIEKYDTCILRSLPEVFKPQLYTRRPYDSVSLYKCLEAFLTEEPLGQEDMWYCPACKKHQQATKKLDLWRLPEILVVHLKRFSYSRFSKNKLETHVDFPVRDFHLSNYISREEDGQVSYRYVLYAIINHYGCMGGGHYTAFIDHGQGRWYEFDDDSVIPVNEDRIKTSAAYVLFYRRVA